The following proteins come from a genomic window of Rutidosis leptorrhynchoides isolate AG116_Rl617_1_P2 chromosome 10, CSIRO_AGI_Rlap_v1, whole genome shotgun sequence:
- the LOC139870259 gene encoding uncharacterized protein, with the protein MTTEEPYEHITEFNEICATNLVNGFTDEEVRLRLFPYSLKDKGKRWFLSLPARSITTWAVMKKKFLEEFYPISKTSDMRMKIKSFRQFPDELFHEAYESLKELLRSCPHHEIPKWELVKVFYDGLDSQNRQFLLVASGGVFMTRSSEDEWAFFEQLSKGSKTQASVARQTHNPSQVNHMSNSGGLTRNLEKELDEIKMLHPMFNNPNQGGSVNFVQVQDVCSICGDASHYANGCKKGIPLGIEEQVNEVQGRKYDLYSNTYNPGWRM; encoded by the coding sequence ATGACAACGGAAGAACCTTATGAGCATATCACTGagttcaatgagatttgtgctacaaATCTGGTAAACGGGTTCACGGATGAAGAGGTACGCCTTCGCCTATTTCCTTATTCTTTAAAAGATAAAGGAAAGCGTTGGTTTTTGTCCTTACCTGCCCGGAGTATCACTACTTGGGCGGTGATGAAAAAGAAATTCCTTGAGGAATTCTATCCGATAAGTAAAACTTCGGATATGCGTATGAAAATAAAATCTTTTAGGCAATTTCCAGATGAACTttttcatgaagcatacgaaaGTCTGAAGGAATTACTTAGATCTTGTCCTCATCATGAAATACCGAAATGGGAACTTGTCAAAGttttttatgatggtcttgactcaCAAAATAGACAATTCCTATTAGTGGCTAGTGGTGGTGTGTTTATGACTCGAAGTAGTGAGGATGAATGGGCATTTTTCGAGCAATTgagcaagggttcaaaaacccaagcttcTGTTGCACGGCAAACTCACAATCCTTCCCAGGTTAACCACATGTCTAACTCGGGAGGTTTGACTAGGAATTTAGAAAAGGAGTTAGATGAGATAAAGATGTTGCATCCAATGTTTAACAACCCGAACCAGGGTGGTAGTGTTAATTTTGTGCAGGTTCAGGATGTGTGCTCGATATGTGGCGATGCTTCTCATTATGCAAATGGTTGCAAAAAGGGGATACCATTAGGGATAGAAGAGCAAGTGAACGAGGTTCAAGGGCGGAAGTATGATCTATATTCTAACACTTACAACCCAGGGTGGaggatgtaa